GCGTCCGTATGGGATGCCGCCGTTCGCGCAGTCGCTGTCGAACCAGGAAGTCGCGGCGGTCGTCACGTATATCCGGATGTCTTGGGGTAACAACGGTACGCCGATCTCGCCGCAACAGGTGAGCGACCTGCGTTCCGCGCCGCTCGACTAAGAAGCGGCTCACACAAACGGGGCGCGGCTGCGGGAAACCGCGGCCGCGCCCTTTTGCTTTTTGGCTGTTTAGCGATGCAGGTTTGCCGCGCGGGCCGCGCGCTGCATCGCCGATCATAAAACTCAAGAGTGGTATCTATGTCTTTCGAATCTCTCGGCCTGGCCGAACCGCTGGTCAAGGCGGTCAACGAGCTCGGCTACACGTCGCCGACTCCGATCCAGCAGCAGGCGATCCCGGCCGTCCTCGGCGGCGGCGACCTGCTCGCCGGCGCACAAACCGGCACCGGCAAGACCGCCGGCTTCACGCTGCCGATCCTGCAACGCCTGCACACGTTCTACGCCGAGCACCGTGGCGCGAAGCGCGCGGTGCGCGCGCTGATCCTCACGCCGACGCGCGAACTCGCCGCCCAGGTCGAGGAAAGCGTGCGTGCGTACAGCAAGTACCTGAAGCTGCGCTCGACCGTGATGTTCGGCGGCGTCAGCATCAATCCGCAGATCGATGCGCTCAAGCGCGGCGTCGACATCGTCGTCGCGACGCCGGGCCGCCTGCTCGACCACATGCAGCAGAAGACCATCGACCTGTCGGATCTCGACATCCTCGTGCTCGACGAAGCCGACCGGATGCTCGACATGGGCTTCATCCACGACATCAAGCGCGTGCTCGCGAAGCTGCCGCCGCAGCGCCAGAACCTGCTGTTCTCGGCGACCTTCTCGGATGAAATCAAGGCGCTCGCCGACAGCCTGCTCGACTCGCCCGCGCTGATCGAGGTCGCCCGCCGCAACACGACCGCCGAGAGCGTCGCGCAGAAGATCCACCCGGTCGACCGCGACCGCAAGCGCGAGCTGCTCACGCACCTGATCCGCGAACACAACTGGTTCCAGGTGCTCGTGTTCACGCGCACCAAGCACGGCGCGAACCGGCTCGCCGAGCAGCTGACGAAGGACGGCATCAGCGCGATGGCGATCCACGGCAACAAGAGCCAGTCGGCCCGCACGCGCGCGCTGGCCGAGTTCAAGAACAGCACGCTGCAGGTGCTCGTCGCGACCGACATCGCCGCGCGCGGGATCGACATCGACCAGCTGCCGCACGTCGTCAACTTCGATCTGCCGAACGTGCCCGAGGATTACGTGCACCGCATCGGCCGCACGGGCCGCGCGGGCGCGACCGGCGAAGCCGTGTCGCTCGTGTGCGTCGACGAGAAGCAGTTGCTGCGCGACATCGAGCGGCTGATCAAGCGCGAGATCCCGCAGGAAGTGATCGCGGGCTTCGAACCCGATCCGAACGCGAAGCCGGAGCCGATCCAGCAACGCCGCGGGCAGCAGCAACCGCGCGGCGGTGGCGGTGGTGGCGGCAATCGCCAGCCGCGTGCCGGCGGCTCAGGCCAGCCGGCCGCGAAACGCGACGGCAACGCGCAACCGAAGGCTGCGCAGCAGAAGGCCGCGAAGCCGCGCACGCAAGGCAGCGCCGCCGGTAATGGCGGACGTCCTGCAGGTGGCGGCAACGGCGCCCGCCCGGCAAGCGGCAACGCCGCGCATCCGAACCGCAACCGTTCGTCGCGCAGCGGCCAGCGCGGTCACTGAAGCCGCGCGGCCGCGCGCCGCAGGTGCTCGATCTGGCGTTGCCAGCGTGCGAGCACCGCGGCGCGCTCCCCTTCCAGCGTGAACGTGACGCCGGTCGCGAGACGCGCATAGCCGACCCGCTGCGCATCGCCGTGCGCGATCGTCGCGGCGAATCCGGCCAGGCCGCCGAAGTCCCCTTCGAGCGGCGCCATCTCCAGTTGCGCCTGAAAGAACGCGCCGTCCGCGACGAGCGTCAACGCGGCCGTGCGCCGTTGCGCGATCGCGCGCGCCGCCCGCGACTGCGGCCAGAGCGCGATCAACAGCGTGCGCGCATCGTGTGCATAGATCTCGCCGACGCCGAGCAGCGTCGTGCGCAACTGGCCGTCGTCGGTCGCGACGATCAGCGACGCGGCGAGGTCGGCATGACGCTCGAGTGCGGTGCCGTCGAACAGCGACACGACGGCGGACGGCCACGCGTCGAACGTCCATTGTTCGAGCGCGTGGCGATGGGTATCGGTCATGATGGCGTGGCCCGGGCGCGGATCGGATGAGGATGCGTCAGCATACGCGCGCCGGGCCGTACCGCGGCGATCAGCGCAGGAAAACGTGCCGCGTGATCTTCGTGAGCGGATAGTGGACGCCCGGCTGGATCTTCGCGGGCAGGTCGAGCGGCTTGAGCAGCATCTTCACGCACATGTCGGCCGACAGGTTGCGCCGCACCAGCGAGTTGATGCGCGCGGCGCGCTCGCGGTTGTACTGGCTGTCGCCGACGCGGTCCGGATAGCGGATCGCGAACACGTGGCGCAGCGCGATCTCGGAATCCTCGTTCTTGATTTCCATCACGCGGCGCGCGAGGGCCCCGAGCACCGCGAGCCGGCCGTTGCCTTCGACCTGGTTGTACTTCTTGAAGAACTTGAAGAAGTGCTTGTAGTGACGCACTTCGTCGGTGCGGATGTTGTCGGTGATTTCCTTCAGCACCGGCTCGTCCGAGCATTCGTTGATCGCGCGATAGAGCGTGGCCGTGCCCGTCTCGACGACGCAGCGTGCGACCATTTCGAGCGCGCGGGTTTTCTCGAACGCCTCGACCGAGCAGGTCTTCGAATACTCGGCAAAGAAATTCGCGAAGGCGGTATCCCAGTCGAACTCGGGCCACACGTGCGCGATGTACGCCTTCAGCGCGCGGCCGTGCTGCAATTCTTCGGGCTCCCATGCATTGTTGAGCCATGCGGAGACTTCCGGATCGTCATTGAAGAATTCGCTCAGATTGCTCGTATAGAGATCCGAGCCGCTCTCGATGAACGACGACGCGCACAGCAGCAGCAGCAGATCCTCGTTCGCGGCCGCACGCTGACGATCGATCCGGTTCAGGTCGATGTCCTCGATACGCCACGGCATCACATGCGTCGTTTTGGTGTCCATGGTAGTGCGCTCCCAGTCGTCGCGCGGAGGCCGGCCCATGCCTGGGGCACAGGCGCCAGCCGATCCGCAGGCGGCGTTTTACTTGCGTTTATAGTGAATCGGTCCGGCCGAACCATCTTGGCATCTTAGCCGGACTTTGATGTTCGTGCTCCAGAGCACTGACCATACCCGACGGGCGCAGTTCCACGGCGTCTGTTGCCGTTCGTTAGATGAGTCCTTCAAACCGCTTGCGCGCGTTCGATGGCAGGCGCCGCGCCAAATGAAAACGGGCGGCCGTCGGGCCGCCCGTGATGCCGGGAAACTGCAAAGGAAGCTGGAAGCGATCCGTCAGAAACCGGCCGCCAGCCCGTCGCGCCGGCTGTCGCTCGCGGCCACGTAGCCGCGCTCAGGATCGTCGGGATCGAGGCGCCAGACGAACTGCCCCGAGCCGAAATCCATGTAAGGATCGTCGATCGACTTGATCGTATGGCCGCGGGCGGCCAGCCCGTCGACGGTCGCGCGGTTCATCGTCGCCTCGACGTCGAGCGTGAAGTCGCGGTTGACCTTCCAGCGCGGCGCGCAACACGCGGCCTGCGGCTGCTGGCCATAGCCGAGCATCCGGATGATGGTTTGCAGGTGGCCCTGCGGCTGCATGTCGCCGCCCATCACGCCGAAGCTCATCACGGCCTCGGTGCGGCCGTCGACTTCCTCGGTGACGAACGCCGGAATGATCGTGTGGAACGGCCGCTTGCCGCCCGCGACGACGTTCGGCGAAGCCGGGTCCATCGAGAAGCCGTGCCCGCGGTTCTGCAGCGCAATGCCCGTGCCGGGGACGACGAGGCCCGAGCCGAAGCCCATGTAGTTCGACTGGATGAAGCTCACCATCATCCCGCGCTCGTCGGCCGCCGACAGGTAGATCGTGCCGCCGGAATGCGGACGGCCGGCGGCGAAGTGCGTGGCCCGCGCGCGATCGATCAGCTTCGCGCGTTCGGCGAGATACGCATCGTCGAGCATCTGTTCGGGCGTGACCTCCATCGCGCGCGGATCGGCGACGTAGCGATAGACGTCCGCGAACGCGAGCTTCATCGCCTCGATCTGCAGATGCTGCGAATCGACCGAGTCGACCGGCCATTCGGTCACGCCCGCATGCTCGGCGATGCCGAGCGCGATCAGCGCGGCAATGCCCTGCCCGTTCGGCGGGATCTCGTGAATCGTGTGGCGGCCGAAGCGCTTGCCGATCGGCTCGACCCATTCCGGCCGGTACGCGCGCAGGTCGGCTTCGGTCAGCGCGCCGCCGCCTTCGCGCGCGAAGGCGGCGATCCGCTCGGCGAGCGCCCCTTCGTAGAACGCACGGGCGCCGTCCTTCGCGAGCGTGCGCAGCGTCTGTGCATGACCAGGCAGGCACACGCGTTCGCCGACGAGCGGCGCGCGGCCGCGCGGCATGAAGGTGTCCGCGAAGCCCGGCAGGCCCTGCAGTTCGGGAACGGCCGCGGCCCACTTGTGCGCGACGATCGGCGGCACCGAATAGCCGCGCTCCGCGATCTCGATCGCCGGCTCGAGCAGGTCCGCGAACGGCAGCGAACCGAACTTCGCGTGCAGCGCTTCCCAGCCCGCGATGACGCCCGGCACGGTGACGGTGTCCCAGCCGCGCGTCGGCTTGTTCGCGATGCCGCGCGCATCCTCGCCGTGGCGCTTGCGGAAGTAGTCGACGTTCCAGGCGGCCGGCGCGACGCCCGATGCGTTCAGCCCGGACAACCGCTCGCCGTCCCACACGAGCGCGAATGCATCGCCGCCGAGCCCGCACGACACGGGCTCGACGACCGTGATCGCGGCGGCGGCGGCCAGCGCCGCGTCCACCGCGTTACCGCCCTTCCACAGCATCCGCAGCCCGGCCTGCGCAGCCAGCGGGTGCGACGTCGACACGACGTTGCGCGCGAACACCGGAATGCGGGTCGTCGGATACGGGTTGTGCCAGTTGAAGCCACTCATCGATACCACCTCGTCGAAAGCTGAATGAACGTGCCCGCGCGAGCGGGCAATCCGCCATTGCAGCGCGATCAGCGCCATCGCGCAAATTCATTTGTCACATGAATCCAT
This DNA window, taken from Burkholderia cenocepacia, encodes the following:
- a CDS encoding DEAD/DEAH box helicase, which gives rise to MSFESLGLAEPLVKAVNELGYTSPTPIQQQAIPAVLGGGDLLAGAQTGTGKTAGFTLPILQRLHTFYAEHRGAKRAVRALILTPTRELAAQVEESVRAYSKYLKLRSTVMFGGVSINPQIDALKRGVDIVVATPGRLLDHMQQKTIDLSDLDILVLDEADRMLDMGFIHDIKRVLAKLPPQRQNLLFSATFSDEIKALADSLLDSPALIEVARRNTTAESVAQKIHPVDRDRKRELLTHLIREHNWFQVLVFTRTKHGANRLAEQLTKDGISAMAIHGNKSQSARTRALAEFKNSTLQVLVATDIAARGIDIDQLPHVVNFDLPNVPEDYVHRIGRTGRAGATGEAVSLVCVDEKQLLRDIERLIKREIPQEVIAGFEPDPNAKPEPIQQRRGQQQPRGGGGGGGNRQPRAGGSGQPAAKRDGNAQPKAAQQKAAKPRTQGSAAGNGGRPAGGGNGARPASGNAAHPNRNRSSRSGQRGH
- a CDS encoding ferritin-like domain-containing protein, producing MDTKTTHVMPWRIEDIDLNRIDRQRAAANEDLLLLLCASSFIESGSDLYTSNLSEFFNDDPEVSAWLNNAWEPEELQHGRALKAYIAHVWPEFDWDTAFANFFAEYSKTCSVEAFEKTRALEMVARCVVETGTATLYRAINECSDEPVLKEITDNIRTDEVRHYKHFFKFFKKYNQVEGNGRLAVLGALARRVMEIKNEDSEIALRHVFAIRYPDRVGDSQYNRERAARINSLVRRNLSADMCVKMLLKPLDLPAKIQPGVHYPLTKITRHVFLR
- a CDS encoding gamma-glutamyltransferase family protein: MSGFNWHNPYPTTRIPVFARNVVSTSHPLAAQAGLRMLWKGGNAVDAALAAAAAITVVEPVSCGLGGDAFALVWDGERLSGLNASGVAPAAWNVDYFRKRHGEDARGIANKPTRGWDTVTVPGVIAGWEALHAKFGSLPFADLLEPAIEIAERGYSVPPIVAHKWAAAVPELQGLPGFADTFMPRGRAPLVGERVCLPGHAQTLRTLAKDGARAFYEGALAERIAAFAREGGGALTEADLRAYRPEWVEPIGKRFGRHTIHEIPPNGQGIAALIALGIAEHAGVTEWPVDSVDSQHLQIEAMKLAFADVYRYVADPRAMEVTPEQMLDDAYLAERAKLIDRARATHFAAGRPHSGGTIYLSAADERGMMVSFIQSNYMGFGSGLVVPGTGIALQNRGHGFSMDPASPNVVAGGKRPFHTIIPAFVTEEVDGRTEAVMSFGVMGGDMQPQGHLQTIIRMLGYGQQPQAACCAPRWKVNRDFTLDVEATMNRATVDGLAARGHTIKSIDDPYMDFGSGQFVWRLDPDDPERGYVAASDSRRDGLAAGF